Proteins from a single region of Trichoderma asperellum chromosome 3, complete sequence:
- a CDS encoding uncharacterized protein (EggNog:ENOG41), with translation MGSSSGSQSTNHHKRYSSPRDGISPYASSYAERRSNQYAQSDSHSRSSVMSDQEGEEPTPRKRIAVACLRCRKRKIRCTGDSGNGQPCLNCKNAGHEPCQFLRVASHETPIIKSDPFTYSIDLARTFQARGASLVPPMPTPPLPSSYPDTMHVPSGEALSYKNSSAYAYGNKYYPVSTWTNGYVEDSNVDYAVYPQSYQPAAVQPPVQQQAVQQQDASYMMGYRMSTSSPAPMKHESGNAPPLYVEPNTAAYGYPTGHASATSTVASMIHRSAASTDTSPSYAYQSVASGIPSHMNTNERLLPAPSTRSLTSAPQQQHPYRAESISSAYSKTSQSSTGSSSPAALSEAAATTYNSFESSPLTSYPTSASTSSHHGRSGEGYTTGAASSLEAIIEPVIEPLRMTAPEFTYKYTDTTRRYNSQYNAAIGSYLSSSQGLSNYTLSSDEHERKPRV, from the exons ATGGGTTCATCAAGTGGCTCCCAATCCACCAACCATCACAAACGGTACTCTTCCCCTCGGGACGGCATCTCGCCCTACGCCTCGTCGTATGCGGAACGCAGATCCAACCAGTACGCCCAGAGCGACTCCCACTCCCGAAGCAGCGTAATGAGCGACCAGGAGGGCGAAGAGCCAACTCCACGGAAGAGAATCGCCGTTgca TGCCTACGATGCCGTAAGAGGAAGATCAGATGCACAGGCGACAGCGGAAATGGCCAGCCGTGCTTGAACTGCAAGAATGCTGGACACGAGCCATGCCAGTTCCTTCGG GTGGCTTCTCACGAGACGCCTATAATAAAGAGCGATCCGTTCACCTACAGCATCGACCTTGCCCGCACCTTTCAGGCCCGCGGAGCGTCCCTAGTGCCCCCTATGCCAACTCCTCCGTTGCCGTCTTCCTACCCGGATACCATGCATGTGCCCAGTGGTGAGGCTTTGTCGTATAAGAACAGCTCTGCCTATGCCTACGGGAACAAGTATTATCCCGTGTCGACGTGGACGAACGGATATGTTGAGGATAGCAACGTCGACTACGCCGTGTATCCGCAGTCTTaccagccagcagcagttcAGCCTCCtgtccagcagcaagcagtgCAGCAACAAGATGCCTCTTACATGATGGGCTATCGAATGAGCACAAGCTCCCCCGCTCCCATGAAGCATGAGAGCGGCAATGCTCCGCCGTTGTATGTCGAGCCAAACACTGCTGCATACGGCTATCCTACCGGACATGCTTCTGCAACCTCTACAGTAGCGTCTATGATTCATCGTTCTGCTGCCAGCACCGATACAAGCCCCAGCTATGCTTATCAAAGCGTCGCTTCTGGAATACCCAGCCATATGAATACCAATGAAAGACTACTCCCAGCACCTTCCACACGCTCTTTAACAAGCGCTCCTCAACAGCAACATCCCTACCGCGCAGAGTCCATCTCCTCAGCCTACAGCAAGACCTCCCAGTCTTCTACCGGCagctcttctccagcagccctatccgaagcagcagcaactacTTACAACAGCTTTGAGAGCTCTCCCTTGACTTCCTATCCCACGTCCGCCTCAACAAGCTCTCATCATGGACGCAGCGGCGAAGGATATACCACTGGCGCAGCTTCATCTCTAGAGGCAATCATCGAGCCAGTTATTGAGCCGCTGAGAATGACTGCCCCCGAGTTCACGTACAAGTATACTGACACTACGAGGAGATACAACAGCCAGTATAATGCAGCTATCGGGAGCTATCTTTCGAGCAGCCAAGGCCTTTCGAATTACACGCTCAGCAGCGATGAGCATGAGCGCAAGCCTA gGGTGTAA